In a genomic window of Brassica rapa cultivar Chiifu-401-42 chromosome A10, CAAS_Brap_v3.01, whole genome shotgun sequence:
- the LOC103843908 gene encoding protein DETOXIFICATION 33, whose product MGKDKTLPLLDPREPPELTETKPASKVWAKEFRQESKRLWELAGPAIFTAISQYSLGALTQTFSGRIGELELAAVSVENSVISGLAFGVMLGMGSALETLCGQAYGAGQLRMLGIYMQRSWVILFTTALCLLPVYIWAPPILSFFGEAPHISKAAGKFALWMIPQLFAYSANFPIQKFLQSQGKVLVMAWISGVVLIIHAVFSWLFIIHFKWGLVGAAITLNTSWWLVVIGQLLYILITKSDGAWSGFSWLAFRDLYGFVKLSLASAVMLCLEFWYLMVLVVVTGLLPNPLIPVDAISICMNIEGWTAMISIGFNAAISVRVSNELGAGNAYLAKFAVIVVSITSTLIGVVCMIVVLATKDSFPHLFTSSEAVAAETTRIAVLLAFTVLLNSLQPVLSGVAVGAGWQSLVAYVNLACYYIIGLPAGLVLGFTLNLGVQGIWGGMVAGICLQTLILIGIIYYTNWNKEAEQAESRVQRWGGTARE is encoded by the exons GCCGGACCGGCCATCTTCACAGCCATAAGTCAATACTCTCTCGGTGCACTCACTCAGACTTTCTCCGGCCGCATCGGTGAACTAGAGCTCGCCGCCGTCTCCGTGGAGAATTCCGTTATATCCGGTCTCGCCTTCGGTGTCATG TTGGGAATGGGAAGTGCATTGGAGACGTTGTGCGGACAAGCATATGGAGCCGGGCAGCTTAGGATGCTCGGAATATATATGCAACGTTCTTGGGTCATTCTTTTTACCACTGCTTTATGTTTACTTCCCGTCTACATTTGGGCTCCTCCCATTCTTTCCTTCTTCGGCGAGGCTCCTCACATCTCTAAAGCCGCAG GGAAATTTGCACTGTGGATGATTCCACAGTTATTTGCATATTCAGCCAACTTCCCAATACAGAAATTCTTACAGTCTCAGGGGAAAGTGCTTGTGATGGCTTGGATCTCCGGGGTGGTTCTGATTATCCACGCAGTCTTTAGCTGGCTATTCATCATTCACTTTAAGTGGGGGCTTGTAGGAGCAGCCATCACCCTCAATACCTCATGGTGGCTTGTTGTTATCGGTCAACTTTTGTATATCTTAATCACCAAATCAGACGGTGCGTGGAGTGGATTTTCTTGGCTTGCGTTTCGTGACCTCTATGGATTTGTCAAACTATCTTTAGCTTCTGCTGTCATGCTCTG TTTGGAGTTTTGGtacttgatggttctggtcgttGTCACGGGTCTTCTTCCTAATCCATTGATACCAGTCGATGCCATTTCCATTTG CATGAACATAGAAGGTTGGACAGCAATGATTTCAATCGGGTTTAACGCTGCTATAAG TGTGAGGGTTTCGAATGAGCTGGGTGCGGGAAACGCATATCTAGCAAAATTCGCAGTCATAGTTGTCTCCATAACATCAACCCTTATCGGGGTTGTGTGTATGATTGTTGTCTTAGCCACAAAAGATAGCTTCCCTCATCTTTTCACTTCTAGCGAAGCTGTGGCAGCGGAAACCACGAGAATAGCTGTCTTGTTGGCCTTCACTGTCCTTTTGAACAGCCTCCAGCCTGTCTTGTCAG GTGTTGCTGTTGGAGCTGGGTGGCAGAGTCTAGTGGCATACGTGAACCTTGCGTGTTATTACATTATTGGACTTCCTGCTGGTCTTGTTCTGGGATTCACATTAAACCTCGGAGTTCAG GGAATATGGGGAGGTATGGTAGCTGGAATCTGCTTACAGACACTTATATTGATTGGAATAATCTACTACACTAATTGGAACAAAGAG GCTGAGCAAGCCGAGAGTCGGGTTCAGAGATGGGGAGGAACGGCGCGAGAGTGA